A window of Excalfactoria chinensis isolate bCotChi1 chromosome Z, bCotChi1.hap2, whole genome shotgun sequence contains these coding sequences:
- the GCNT4 gene encoding beta-1,3-galactosyl-O-glycosyl-glycoprotein beta-1,6-N-acetylglucosaminyltransferase 4 has product MKRHKLPYRCPTRRKILILCFTGWVIALLKLLHVERHFFPPKSIYLVEHFLSTSSYVRNRYSYLRNHFQYEINCSSIYEQDPQEIGKSLEIRRKDIIDLDDEDIIAMTNDCDMYRTLRKYHLIPVSPEEESFPIAYSFVVHKDAVMVERLIHSLYSHQNIYCIHYDQKAAKSFKSAMNNLAKCFPNIFIASKLEMVNYAHISRLQADLNCLSDLMDSVVPWKYVINLCGQDFPLRSNFQLVAELKKLGGANMLETIKPSSSKRERFTYHYELMKVPYEYMQMPVKTNISKDPPPHNIEVFVGSAYFVLSRAFIQYTLSSSLVKDFFDWSRDTYSPDEHFWATLVRVPGVPGELSRSAQDITDLQSKTRLVKWNYLEDHLYPPCTGTHLRSVCIYGAAELRWLMNYGHWFANKFDSKVDPVLVKCLAEKLAEQQKEWVYLSSDKYFLRINPANASL; this is encoded by the coding sequence ATGAAGAGGCATAAGCTTCCCTACAGGTGTCCCACAAGAAGGAAGATTCTGATCCTGTGTTTCACAGGGTGGGTGATTGCACTCCTGAAGCTCCTCCATGTTGAAAGACACTTTTTTCCACCTAAGAGCATTTATTTGGTTGAGCACTTCTTGAGCACTTCTTCTTATGTTAGAAACAGATATTCCTATCTCAGAAACCACTTCCAGTATGAAATTAACTGTTCGTCAATATATGAACAAGATCCCCAGGAAATCGGCAAGAGTTTAGAGATAAGAAGGAAGGATATAATTGATTTAGATGATGAAGATATCATTGCAATGACCAATGATTGCGACATGTATCGTACACTGAGGAAATACCACCTGATACCTGTTTCTCCAGAGGAAGAGAGCTTTCCAATAGCCTATTCTTTCGTTGTCCACAAAGATGCAGTGATGGTTGAAAGGCTCATACATTCACTGTACAGCCATCAAAATATATACTGCATTCACTATGaccaaaaagcagcaaaaagctTTAAATCTGCTATGAACAATCTAGCTAAATGTTTCCCCAATATCTTCATTGCATCAAAGCTGGAGATGGTGAACTACGCACATATTTCAAGACTGCAAGCAGATTTAAATTGTTTGTCTGATCTGATGGACTCTGTGGTTCCCTGGAAGTATGTTATTAACTTGTGTGGTCAAGATTTCCCTTTGAGATCAAATTTCCAGTTGGTTGCTGAACTGAAGAAACTTGGTGGGGCAAACATGCTGGAAACTATAAAGCCAAGTAGTAGCAAAAGAGAACGATTTACTTATCATTATGAACTTATGAAAGTGCCTTATGAATACATGCAGATGCCTGTGAAAACCAACATTTCCAAGGACCCACCACCTCATAATATTGAGGTATTTGTTGGCAGTGCCTATTTTGTTTTAAGTCGAGCTTTTATTCAGTACACCCTTAGCAGCTCTCTTGTAAAAGACTTCTTTGATTGGTCAAGGGATACTTACTCTCCAGATGAACATTTCTGGGCCACTCTTGTGCGTGTTCCTGGGGTGCCTGGGGAACTTTCGAGGTCCGCCCAAGACATCACAGACTTGCAGAGCAAAACTCGTTTGGTGAAATGGAATTATCTTGAAGACCATTTGTACCCTCCATGCACTGGCACCCACCTTCGTAGTGTTTGCATCTACGGGGCGGCGGAATTAAGATGGCTTATGAATTATGGCCATTGGTTTGCCAATAAGTTTGACTCCAAAGTAGATCCTGTCCTGGTAAAATGCTTGGCAGAAAAACTggcagaacaacaaaaagagtGGGTTTATTTGTCTTCTGACAAATACTTTCTGCGTATCAATCCTGCAAATGCTTCTCTATAG